A window of the Candida orthopsilosis Co 90-125, chromosome 1 draft sequence genome harbors these coding sequences:
- a CDS encoding Las1 bud formation and morphogenesis protein has protein sequence MKGTPIVTAYRSNEDLLELKKWFYDFDDAQDNRKRAIEKVKILLTRGRLPHGIEATSILTSVLLRDDDDDLDMDSNVAQLAYTMALIRFVNGLLDPFQQSNYAIPMQLLAKQLNLPTFFVELRHMGTHENLPSLDILRIATKDALTWLYDNYWCHVEGDGESEPLVNAEADAYAEVVNFRFIQFEEQISGFMVYEDLKTFKKLRKDNLEMPLFTNDCNDQDTFKLRKCVGELAEFCNSDPELLADLLIRRYYLIYPHQKLEAKGIKHNPLLKKLYIPLVDELGVRLIVSLFIKISKLLDGKELGEVNRRVYKKLGFAITFSETEVAQLVEWLPYIIKKMLSSPFSEENFTQIQISNQKELLKSVFDRVSSFCKHDDSLLVKLLQVMKESTRENVDPNLLKEINDNYDEAVKRANKKSFDLPPSLDEILAESVEKRQLQDEKQNTNRKRSKNANSSEKKVYLMEPHDDWTPTPFGMPV, from the coding sequence TACAGGTCAAATGAAGATCTTCttgagttgaaaaaatggTTTTATGACTTTGATGATGCCCAAGACAACCGCAAACGTGCTATagaaaaagtcaaaataCTTCTAACAAGAGGTAGATTACCTCATGGGATTGAAGCAACTTCTATACTAACGTCTGTGCTATTACGagatgatgacgatgatcTAGATATGGACTCCAACGTGGCTCAACTTGCTTATACAATGGCATTGATCAGATTTGTTAATGGATTGTTAGACCCCTTTCAGCAGTCGAATTACGCAATTCCAATGCAATTACTAGCCAAGCAGTTAAACCTACCcactttttttgttgaattgagaCATATGGGGACACATGAGAACTTGCCAAGTTTGGATATACTAAGAATTGCAACTAAGGATGCGTTGACGTGGTTGTATGATAATTATTGGTGTCACGTAGAGGGGGATGGTGAATCTGAGCCTTTGGTAAATGCTGAAGCAGACGCATATGCGGAAGTTGTCAATTTCAGATTTatacaatttgaagagCAAATAAGTGGCTTCATGGTTTATGAAGATCTCAAAACATTCAAGAAGCTACGAAAAGACAATTTGGAGATGCCATTGTTTACTAATGACTGCAATGACCAGGacactttcaaattgagaaagTGTGTTGGTGAATTGGCTGAATTTTGCAATAGTGATCCTGAATTACTAGCCGATTTGCTCATCAGAAGATATTATTTAATATATCCACACCAAAAGCTTGAGGCCAAAGGTATTAAACATAATCCGTTACTTAAAAAGCTATACATACCATTAGTTGATGAACTTGGTGTTCGCTTGATTGTTCTGCtatttatcaaaatacTGAAACTACTTGATGGGAAAGAGTTAGGCGAGGTAAACCGTCGAGTGTACAAAAAATTAGGCTTTGCAATCACCTTTCTGGAAACAGAAGTAGCACAGTTAGTTGAATGGTTACCATACATAATCAAAAAGATGCTATCACTGCCATTCTCGGAAGAAAACTTCACACAGATTCAAATTTCCAACCAGAAAGAGCTTCTCAAGTCTGTATTTGATAGAGTATCTTCGTTCTGCAAACATGATGATTCGTTGCTAGTAAAATTGTTGCAGGTAATGAAGGAATCAACTAGGGAGAATGTAGACCctaatttgttgaaggagATAAACGACAACTATGATGAGGCGGTAAAAAGAGCTAACAAAAAGTCTTTTGACCTACCTCCTTCATTGGATGAGATATTAGCTGAAAGCGTGGAAAAGAGACAATTGCAAGATGAGAAACAGAACACTAATAGAAAAAGATCCAAAAATGCAAATAGTAGCGAGAAAAAAGTGTATCTAATGGAACCACACGATGATTGGACTCCAACACCCTTCGGGATGCCCGTTTGA
- a CDS encoding Spo72 protein has product MSPQWIPQNIQKRLLLYVLNQLSLFSEVDLPNLEEVSLNNITLKDISIDPEKAGKLPGFNLRHGKVGFIELTTISGISGVKIDAKEVDIVVSPDYDDDNTASHSQFLLAQTTADLANTIMLETDNYEMEKSESAVDSDTDSEDSTPIVPTSRRRSSTISNNSTLGNVMQRAMEMALSRLQISISNLNIKLITESTDLLVEVEEVKIVTVNGTRNIKVNGVTIKTLRPSVPSGENEFEAAGTETTDKPEDEENDNSSDYGEEALMNSMVFTHEEASSIYMSATSQSFGKSIPTEGPLDNKQKDEATKEPPILFHMNSCEIEFDGLKAISNLEVKIDKVKLASVPTTATLISIFEGITKTLKVKLYQMKRKSSSKGQRSSERFPQYPNDDDDVDSESPEDVLENEPLFNSVTISSLQITLSAAIKMDGSFAKSGGPIINLENITAKQKNELRLFGSIETVEIIRFLEGNEFKIFYFENLRDPGYQRSVSPSSVSSETSHNSESTKADFRFEVFQNEDDKANIETTLLLAKAAYLNLDEESLGSLLKIANDIMSISACYSKFKGVLNSIQKLRNATGSTPNSEEVKQEHLIIQTASINMLITTRNNLKLQIRVLPISYDSMRDGLNIASITGHGIVDNQPIGTLFSITGVNVYPKSREFKAFIQPNNANSNRANYLPRASTLNTSLMVSISNIEYVSTLGQLKLLVKELQILGGSLSEKLTDIEIATPSKSVKHLKIDKSSYLLSSSSNLSKNRRTGIGLNRSPVLMPSSHRINQANYCIHVERVSIKVDDILPKFGSLKMDVIDIKLFKLKNDVLGSVLALNIVRMKKDLKEDVLYQFQGLEASSIVVPLITFKYKSMERASTLEISARDFLLEYYTHWLSLFGKDESIIEHVEEELIDTTPPKRQPSSHRFDVRLTMYNCLIGLTPGRLECKGYLTVSKGNVDFVIGAHQFHIKSSLRDIAILLIDDMKNVSLTKESKIDQTSDQAVAADVLINRGYIQVGSINLAHIGLTFNTNIEEIRRRNHELEIRDCLSIIDFKINTDEIQLDLCADSANTFIQMISDLKLPYDFDDKDKMKVSVNEDVNILNGVDSNIFKNITESFAEMDLDEEPVSVEASSESSSGLEFQDEHFDYVSNYKSDIEGIDPLKVNINLSRVEVYLYDGYDWKDTRKSIRGAVKKIESEQKKRERGSDEGTHHIGAEGAPTTNTTTEQESSSVIQETLYQSIYVSAPKAAKGNDLTKSINFGLQNDEEELDDHKDKVDANIKRGKNYKNLKLRRSAYHKVVADLKSIDIGVVVYSTRDPRRDKTDPDMKVELLNLVELGVGTVDVYDNVPSSTWNKFLSYMNILGEREVGTSMAKVSILNVRPKPNLVAAEAIMKVSVLPLRFHVDQDTLDFMTRFFDFRDSRFELPPDEILYIQKFEISPIKLKVDYKPKKVDFIGLRSGRTAEFANFFILDGSKITLPRAHLFGMSGVPELMRGLGKAWAPVFQSTQVLGIVSGVSSLRSVVNIGGGFKDLYVVSRKEYQKDGRFWRSLQKGTSSFAKTTGYELVNMGVKLASGTQVLLEQGEEMLGGEGSSSRANRTTRRGSDEGLDTSMDLGEAKSRNNGGGSGNVLLSSQILSKQAAEKYGDDFRFNGQKKLYSNYEFDDEEDDTFGIDREFLNKSIFLLPEDEEANTRNLSTLNESDEDGNEKNMNLATGGESIEEDDDERYDVYAFDEVDEDELKQKMVSLYSNQPETFQQGLLSAYRSLGKNFKLTGKQLTRLKKELDKQETVQDSIVTVLKNSPVILIRPMIGTTEALSKALMGIGNVIDPKHMVEIKDKYRSESSDDGK; this is encoded by the coding sequence ATGAGTCCCCAATGGATACCGcaaaatatacaaaagaGACTACTACTATACGTACTCAACCAGTTGTCTTTATTTTCAGAAGTAGACTTGCCAAACCTTGAGGAAGTATCCTTGAATAACATAACATTAAAAGATATAAGTATTGATCCTGAAAAGGCGGGCAAACTCCCGGGATTCAATCTTCGACATGGAAAAGTGGGATTTATAGAGCTAACAACTATTTCCGGGATCAGTGGagtcaaaattgatgcaaaagaagtcgatattgttgtttctcCTGATTATGATGACGACAATACCGCAAGCCACTCTCAGTTTCTCTTGGCCCAAACTACTGCAGACTTGGCTAATACTATCATGTTGGAAACTGATAACTATGAGATGGAAAAGAGTGAGTCTGCTGTTGATAGCGATACTGACTCAGAGGACTCTACTCCAATTGTTCCGACTTCAAGAAGGCGAAGCTCAActatatcaaacaattccACTTTAGGGAACGTTATGCAAAGGGCAATGGAGATGGCACTACTGAGACTTCAAATTAGTATTTCGAATCTAAACATCAAGTTAATAACCGAGCTGACTGATTTGCTAGTCGAAGTGGAAGAAGTCAAAATAGTCACAGTCAATGGTACGCGGAATATCAAGGTGAATGGTGTCACTATAAAAACTTTACGACCATCAGTTCCATCAGGGGAAAACGAGTTTGAAGCGGCTGGCACTGAAACAACCGACAAAcctgaagatgaagaaaatgataatTCATCCGACTATGGAGAGGAGGCATTAATGAACAGTATGGTTTTCACCCACGAGGAGGCAAGCTCGATATACATGAGCGCAACATCGCAATCCTTTGGgaaatcaattccaactgAAGGACCACTCgataacaaacaaaaggatGAAGCGACAAAAGAACCACCAATTCTATTCCATATGAATCTGtgtgaaattgaatttgatggaCTAAAAGCAATATCCAACTTGGAAGTGAAGATTGATAAGGTGAAACTTGCGTCAGTTCCAACGACAGCGACACTAATATCCATATTCGAAGGCATAACTAAAACGTTGAAAGTCAAgctttatcaaatgaagaGAAAGTCTTCATCAAAAGGGCAAAGGAGTAGTGAGAGGTTCCCGCAGTATcccaatgatgatgatgacgtGGATAGTGAATCCCCTGAAGATGTATTGGAGAATGAACCTTTGTTCAATAGTGTCACGATATCGAGCTTACAAATAACATTGAGCGCAGCAATTAAAATGGATGGGTCTTTTGCAAAGCTGGGCGGACCCATAATCAATCTAGAAAATATCActgcaaaacaaaaaaatgaatTACGATTGTTTGGTAGTATTGAGACCGTCGAGATAATACGTTTCTTGGAAGGcaatgaattcaaaattttctaTTTCGAAAATCTACGCGACCCTGGATATCAAAGGTCTGTTTCTCCACTGAGTGTTCTGTCAGAAACGTCGCACAATAGTGAATCTACAAAGGCAGATTTTCGTTTTGAAgtgtttcaaaatgaagatgataaagCAAATATTGAAACTACACTTTTACTTGCCAAGGCCGCATATCTCAACTTAGATGAGGAAAGTTTGGGGTCATTGCTCAAAATCGCAAATGATATCATGTCCATATCTGCTTGTTATAGCAAGTTCAAGGGTGTTTTGAATAGTATACAGAAGCTTCGAAATGCAACTGGATCCACCCCCAACTCAGAAGAGGTGAAACAAGAGCACCTAATAATACAAACAGCTTCAATCAATATGTTAATAACTACgagaaacaatttgaaacttcaaATTAGAGTCCTTCCAATTTCTTATGACTCGATGAGAGACGGGTTGAACATTGCATCCATAACTGGTCATGGAATTGTCGATAACCAGCCAATTGGGACATTATTCAGCATTACAGGAGTAAATGTGTATCCGAAATCAAGAGAGTTCAAAGCATTCATTCAACCAAATAATGCAAATTCCAATAGAGCAAATTATTTACCCCGAGCTTCCACTTTGAATACATCATTGATGGTGTCAATTCTGAACATTGAATATGTTTCGACTTTGGGTCAATTGAAGCTTTTGGTGAAGGAATTACAGATCCTAGGAGGCTCTTTGCTGGAGAAGTTGACAGACATTGAGATAGCTACGCCATCCAAATCCGTCAAACATTTGAAGATTGACAAATCGAGCTATTTGTTGTCATCCAGCAGTAATTTGAGTAAGAATAGGAGAACGGGAATTGGTCTCAACAGGAGTCCCGTATTAATGCCCAGCTCGCATCGCATAAACCAAGCTAATTATTGTATCCACGTTGAAAGGGTTTCAATTAAGGTGGATGACATTTTACCCAAATTTGGAAGCCTAAAAATGGATGTAATTGATATTAagcttttcaaattgaagaatgatGTGCTAGGCTCTGTACTTGCTTTGAATATTGTACGCATGAAAAAAGACTTGAAGGAGGATGTTCTTTATCAATTCCAGGGCTTGGAGGCAAGTTCAATCGTGGTACCATTAATCACGTTCAAATACAAGTCGATGGAAAGAGCTTCCACTTTGGAAATCAGTGCGCGGGACTTTTTGTTGGAGTACTACACCCACTGGCTCTCGTTGTTTGGTAAGGACGAATCGATAATTGAGCACGTGgaggaagaattgattgacaCGACACCACCAAAGAGGCAGCCTTCTTCTCATCGATTCGATGTTAGGCTTACCATGTACAATTGCTTGATTGGACTCACACCAGGTCGGTTAGAATGTAAAGGCTATTTGACGGTCTCCAAGGGTAATGTTGACTTTGTAATTGGAGCCCATCAGTTTCACATTAAAAGCTCTCTTCGAGACATTGctattcttttgattgatgatatgAAAAACGTGTCATTAACCAAGGAGTCCAAGATTGATCAAACAAGTGACCAAGCAGTTGCAGCTGACGTTTTGATTAATCGAGGATATATTCAAGTAGGATCGATTAATCTAGCTCACATAGGACTAActttcaacaccaatattgaagaaattagaAGGAGGAATCACGAGTTAGAAATTAGGGATTGTTTATCTATTATTgacttcaaaatcaacacaGATGAGATACAATTGGATTTGTGTGCGGATTCTGCCAACACCTTCATACAAATGATTAGTGATTTGAAGCTACCTTATGACTTTGATGACAAGGATAAAATGAAGGTGAGCGTTAACGAGGATGTGAATATTTTAAATGGCGTTGACAGCAatatttttaaaaatatAACAGAGTCGTTTGCTGAAATGGACTTAGACGAAGAACCGGTATCTGTGGAAGCCAGCTCAGAATCGAGTTCAGGCTTGGAGTTCCAAGATGAACACTTTGACTATGTATCAAACTACAAATCCGATATTGAGGGAATAGACCCGCTAAAGGTCAACATTAACTTATCGAGAGTAGAGGTTTATTTATATGATGGCTATGATTGGAAGGATACGAGAAAGTCAATACGGGGTGCCGTCAAGAAGATTGAGTCAGAGCAGAAGAAGCGGGAGAGAGGCTCTGATGAAGGCACCCATCATATTGGTGCCGAAGGCGCACCGACTACAAATACGACAACAGAACAAGAGTCCTCACTGGTGATCCAGGAAACATTGTACCAATCAATATATGTTAGTGCACCAAAAGCTGCCAAAGGAAACGATCTAACTAAAAGCATTAATTTCGGGTTGCAAaacgatgaagaagaactTGACGACCATAAAGACAAGGTTGATGCTAATATAAAAAGGGGtaaaaattacaaaaatcTTAAATTGAGAAGATCTGCTTATCACAAAGTGGTGGCTGATTTGAAAAGCATTGATATTGGTGTTGTGGTGTACTCCACTAGAGACCCAAGACGCGATAAGACTGATCCAGATATGAAAGTTGagcttttgaatttggttgaGTTAGGGGTTGGAACTGTTGATGTATATGACAATGTTCCATCATCCACTTGGAACAAATTTCTATCTTACATGAACATTCTTGGAGAAAGGGAAGTTGGAACTAGTATGGCAAAGGTTAGTATACTCAATGTGAGACCCAAACCCAATTTAGTTGCAGCTGAAGCAATCATGAAGGTGTCTGTTTTGCCATTAAGGTTTCACGTTGATCAAGACACTTTGGACTTTATGACCCgtttctttgatttcagAGATTCAAGATTTGAGTTGCCACCAGATGAGATATTATATATCCAAAAGTTTGAGATTAGTCCTATTAAGTTAAAGGTTGATTATAAGCCAAAGAAGGTGGATTTTATAGGGTTGCGGTCAGGTAGGACTGCtgaatttgccaattttttcattttggatGGGTCAAAGATCACATTACCAAGGGCTCACCTCTTTGGGATGCTGGGTGTACCAGAGTTGATGCGTGGCTTGGGAAAAGCATGGGCTCCAGTATTCCAACTGACACAAGTCTTAGGTATTGTTTCTGGtgtttcatcattgagATCAGTGGTAAACATTGGTGGTGGATTTAAAGATTTGTATGTTGTGTCAAGAAAGGAGTATCAAAAAGATGGTCGCTTCTGGAGAAGTCTTCAAAAGGGAACAAGCTCGTTTGCCAAGACTACGGGGTATGAGTTGGTTAACATGGGTGTCAAGCTAGCCTCTGGTACTCAAGTATTGTTGGAGCAAGGTGAAGAAATGTTGGGTGGCGAAGGGTCTTCATCAAGAGCCAATCGCACAACACGCCGTGGATCAGATGAGGGATTGGATACTTCGATGGATTTAGGTGAAGCAAAGAGTAGGAATAATGGCGGAGGCAGTGGTAATGTTCTTTTGAGCTCGCAAATTTTGAGCAAACAAGCAGCAGAAAAGTATGGAGATGATTTTCGATTCAATGGACAAAAGAAGctatattcaaattatgaatttgatgatgaggaagatgaCACGTTTGGAATTGATAGGGAATTTTTAAACAAGTCTATCTTTTTGCTAcctgaagatgaagaagcgAATACAAGGAATCTATCAACCCTCAAtgaaagtgatgaagatggaaatgaaaaaaatatgAATTTGGCCACTGGGGGTGAAAGTATCGAAGAAGACGATGACGAGAGGTATGACGTTTACGCCTTTGATGAAGtcgatgaagatgaactaaaacaaaaaatggTTAGCTTATATTCAAACCAACCTGAAACATTTCAACAGGGTCTCTTGTCAGCTTATAGGTCACTTGGTAAGAATTTCAAGTTGACAGGTAAACAATTGACTagattgaagaaggaattGGATAAACAAGAGACAGTACAGGATTCGATAGTGACTGTTTTGAAGAACTCGCCGGTGATTTTGATTAGACCAATGATTGGAACTACAGAGGCGTTATCAAAGGCATTGATGGGCATTGGAAATGTAATAGATCCTAAGCATATGGTTGAAATTAAGGACAAGTATCGAAGTGAAAGTAGCGATGACGGAAAATGA